In Daphnia pulicaria isolate SC F1-1A chromosome 5, SC_F0-13Bv2, whole genome shotgun sequence, a single genomic region encodes these proteins:
- the LOC124340631 gene encoding MAP7 domain-containing protein 1-like isoform X3 has product MSVGVGMGIGRGHVTLGHGVNLTGSNATPGSGVDGLDGGGGSEHDQISPTWSVQCWDTLGDQVDHLILLPERALTMDSGWLQADLAEILAHSVIGHGRGDGSSSGRDYSVTPFLSHPHERSSSSHDGSDSWFPHSRRRSLDWSLVNSSAGQPQSPFVAIATSADPGQESCSATAAAAAAAAAASAVQREERSKVLRERQNEERQRKLEELKQQALATQKFREQQEEERRRRMEEQRLRDLERRTQVEERKKAILEAERERREAMLRRSEDRGIRQETKRRNERGSIAFAFGSSTPRMLEPVDSCSSYWGSRRATSTTNVMSASSHGRVTLNEATTPNGGGNNNKLRASSVFGLDQNQGDDLMTQSTSAVQGGRRKRTDLIPTIPIHRGEGDRSPRSPLYGSSSGASSSRGSVNRSTGMSVSMSRLDQLSHHRRRLSQNQLPSPTTPLQPLHESEPQQPQPTASSSTTKTASNSSTRSSRPASRSHHSSAATTTTTASSPSSPQGTIAARGNRSMSKSMSHLAPGRPSSSSANKAGAPSVDGSTPPPRNGATTTTTRAERLRQKARQHAPQRPQHGLRSGDITPSSPTRPLSALSQVSSVSTTVASSSASISGHVRARTAPAGGRKPRPVSIAGTGMSLSEAARTSRASRENINSRERSKETKEKENERTRQTQPTPATTPRPARARSADMRKDNNNAATHKSSPEGAPSQPSHAKRPNRDAGRHPSARETKTPVKATAEAPKSAKGVKTEEGAATTSKANNKSVAAAAAATKKADEEAVKAAELVQVTVPPADSQPESKEVVNVKVEESHDPTAVETLPAANETEMISMTDSTASGDAPDVEILPPVNTTNNDVAVVSTPSEVSNVEGQVSVDSIPSGATTPSETGSVSGDSVPLSLTSRKIISSEEEAKAALAEKRRLAREQMEREAERERLRAEEERLLEEERQRQEELEQKLAEEEMDRMALEARQAEEERLQKAIEETQRREEEERLRREEEARQRVEKEQQDRKAREEAEKLRKENEERLRREEEERQERRKRVEAIMARTRGKSSGPGSSNNKSGNELNNAVSSDQSASDVTSVGMMNNSISQPDLLGDIVNKSTSNGSGDGNNSNGQSSLSPDDDSLMDDDTTKQKNNGFHLHHNHHHNNQHIDATDSSSSLASTTSDLPDISNVTANADSDSVNSIASTNNITAEVEPVEFLA; this is encoded by the exons ATGAGTGTCGGAGTGGGAATGGGGATAGGACGGGGTCATGTGACGCTGGGTCACGGTGTCAACCTGACTGGTTCTAACGCGACTCCCGGTTCTGGCGTCGATGGCCTGGACGGCGGCGGTGGCAGTGAACATGACCAAATCAGTCCGACTTGGTCGGTGCAGTGCTGGGACACGCTGGGCGATCAAGTGGATCACTTGATCCTGTTGCCCGAACGGGCTCTGACGATGGACTCGGGTTGGCTGCAAGCCGATTTGGCCGAGATTCTGGCCCATTCCGTCATAGGTCACGGCAGGGgtgacggcagcagcagcggtagGGACTATTCAGTGACTCCCTTCTTGTCCCACCCGCACGAACGCTCCTCTTCGTCCCATGACGGCTCCGATAGCTGGTTCCCTCACAGCAGGAGACGCTCTTTAGACTGGAGTTTGGTCAATTCTTCAGCAGGCCAGCCACAATCTCCTTTTGTTGCCATAGCCACATCAGCCGACC CAGGGCAGGAAAGCTGTTCTGCAacagccgctgccgccgccgcagcagcagcagcgtcggcTGTCCAGCGGGAGGAGCGCTCCAAAGTGTTGAGAGAGCGACAGAACGAGGAGCGCCAGCGCAAGTTGGAGGAGCTGAAACAACAA GCGTTGGCGACGCAAAAATTTCGTGAACAGCAAGAAGAGGAACGTCGTCGCCGAATGGAGGAGCAGCGCCTACGCGACCTGGAACGGCGCACCCAGGTCGAGGAGCGCAAAAAGGCCATCCTGGAAGCAGAACGCGAACGACGGGAGGCCATGCTGCGTCGCAGTGAAGACCGCGGCATCCGACAGGAGACGAAGCGCCGCAACGAACGCGGATCCATCGCCTTTGCCTTTGGCAGCTCCACGCCGAGGATGCTGGAGCCTGTCGACAGCTGCTCAAGTTATTGGGGTTCCAGGAG GGCCACGTCAACCACCAATGTCATGTCTGCCTCCAGTCACGGACGCGTGACGTTGAACGAGGCTACCACACCCAATGGCGGTGGCAATAACAACAAACTTCGAGCCTCTTCAGTCTTTGGACTTGATCAGaatcaag GTGATGACTTGATGACGCAATCGACTTCAGCTGTTCAAGGCGGCAGGAGGAAACGGACGGATCTGATTCCGACGATCCCAATCCACCGGGGTGAAGGCGATCGATCGCCGCGCTCGCCTCTCTACGGCTCGTCGTCCGGCGCCTCGTCCAGCCGGGGATCCGTCAATCGCTCAACAGGTATGTCGGTCTCGATGTCGCGATTGGATCAATTGTCGCACCATCGCCGTCGACTCTCGCAAAACCAATTGCCCTCCCCCACCACTCCCTTACAGCCCTTGCACGAATCCGAGCCCCAACAGCCACAACCAACGGCCTCCTCCTCTACTACCAAAACGGCCTCCAATTCCTCCACACGGTCGTCTCGACCCGCATCCCGATCGCACCACTCGTCGGcggctacaacaacaacaaccgcgtCGTCTCCGTCGTCTCCCCAAGGAACGATTGCAGCACGAGGCAATCGCAGCATGTCAAAAAGCATGTCCCATTTGGCTCCTGGccgtccttcttcttcttcggctaatAAAGCCGGCGCTCCATCAGTCGACGGCTCGACTCCTCCGCCACGTAATGGCGCAACGACAACAACGACGCGAGCCGAGCGTTTGCGCCAGAAAGCGCGGCAGCATGCACCGCAACGCCCTCAACATG GTCTACGGAGTGGAGACATAACACCATCGTCGCCGACGAGGCCGTTGAGTGCCTTGAGTCAGGTGAGCAGCGTGAGCACGACGGTGGCTAGCAGCAGTGCCAGCATCAGTGGACACGTCCGAGCACGTACCGCTCCGGCCGGAGGCAGAAA acCACGTCCAGTAAGCATAGCCGGAACGGGTATGTCGCTCAGCGAGGCGGCTCGAACCTCTCGTGCCTCACGTGAAAACATCAACAGCCGCGAGCGGAGTAAAGAAacgaaggagaaggagaacgagagAACTCGCCAGACGCAACCGACGCCAGCGACAACGCCACGTCCGGCCAGAGCGCGAAGTGCTGACATGCGTAAAGACAACAATAACGCCGCCACACACAAGTCGAGTCCCGAAGGTGCTCCGTCGCAGCCGAGCCACGCCAAACGGCCAAACAGGGACGCCGGCAGACATCCGTCGGCCAGAGAGACTAAAACGCCCGTCAAAGCCACGGCCGAGGCCCCCAAGAGCGCCAAAGGAGTCAAGACGGAAGAAGGAGCTGCTACCACTAGCAAAGCTAATAATAAATCggtggcggcagcagcagcagcaaccaaaaAGGCGGATGAGGAAGCCGTCAAGGCAGCAGAACTGGTTCAAGTGACAGTTCCGCCAGCCGATTCCCAGCCAGAATCTAAGGAAGTGGTGAACGTCAAAGTTGAAGAAAGCCACGATCCCACAGCTGTTGAAACGCTTCCGGCTGCCAACGAGACCGAAATGATTTCGATGACGGACTCTACTGCGTCCGGTGATGCTCCGGATGTTGAAATTCTTCCTCCCGTCAACACCACCAACAATGACGTGGCTGTCGTTTCCACTCCGTCGGAAGTATCGAACGTTGAGGGACAAGTCTCCGTCGACTCGATTCCGTCCGGAGCGACGACTCCATCGGAGACGGGCTCGGTATCTGGTGATTCGGTTCCTTTGTCGTTGACGTCGCGTAAAATCATTTCGTCTGAAGAGGAGGCCAAAGCGGCCCTGGCCGAAAAACGGCGCCTGGCCCGCGAGCAGATGGAACGCGAAGCCGAACGCGAGCGCCTTAGAGCCGAGGAGGAACGTCTGCTGGAAGAGGAGCGACAGAGGCAGGAAGAGCTCGAGCAAAAATTGgctgaagaagaaatggaccgGATGGCGCTAGAAGCTCGTCAAGCCGAAGAGGAACGCCTCCAAAA AGCCATTGAGGAAACGCAGCGCCGTGAAGAGGAGGAGCGCCTCCGCCGGGAGGAGGAAGCTCGCCAGCGGGTCGAGAAGGAGCAGCAGGATCGCAAGGCTCGCGAAGAAGCTGAGAAGCTGCGCAAAGAGAACGAGGAGCGTCTGCgtcgcgaagaagaagagcgacAGGAGAGGCGAAAGCGAGTTGAGGCTATCATGGCTCGAACGCGAGGCAAGAGCAGCGGTCCTGGGTCGAGCAACAACAAGAGCGGCAACGAGCTCAACAACGCTGTGAGCAGCGACCAGTCAGCCAGTGACGTGACCAGCGTCGGGATGATGAACAACAGCATCAGCCAACCCGATCTGCTGGGCGATATTGTAAATAAAAGCACGAGCAACGGCTCTGGCGacggcaacaacagcaacgggCAATCGTCTTTGTCGCCCGACGACGACTCGCTGATGGATGATGACACCACCAAGCAGAAGAACAATGGCTTCCACCTACACCACAATCACCATCACAACAACCAACATATCGACGCGACagattcctcctcctccctagCAAGCACCACCAGTGATTTACCAGACATCTCGAACGTCACAGCCAACGCTGACAGCGACAGCGTCAACTCGATTGCCAGTACTAACAACATAACCGCCGAAGTCGAGCCTGTCGAATTTTTAGCTTGA